A region of Vitis riparia cultivar Riparia Gloire de Montpellier isolate 1030 chromosome 12, EGFV_Vit.rip_1.0, whole genome shotgun sequence DNA encodes the following proteins:
- the LOC117927324 gene encoding cytochrome c, with protein sequence MATFADAPAGNAAAGEKIFRTKCAQCHTVDKGAGHKQGPNLNGLFGRQSGTTAGYSYSAANKNMAVAWGENTLYDYLLNPKKYIPGTKMVFPGLKKPQDRADLIAYLKESTA encoded by the exons ATGGCGACGTTCGCTGATGCACCGGCGGGTAATGCTGCCGCGGGAGAGAAGATCTTCAGGACCAAGTGCGCCCAGTGCCACACCGTCGATAAAGGAGCTGGTCACAAGCAAG GACCTAATTTGAATGGTCTTTTTGGGAGGCAGTCTGGCACAACTGCTGGGTACTCCTATTCTGCTGCTAACAAGAACATGGCTGTGGCTTGGGGAGAGAATACATTGTATGATTACTTGCTTAACCCAAAGAAG TACATTCCCGGGACAAAGATGGTTTTCCCGGGATTGAAGAAGCCACAGGATCGCGCAGACCTCATTGCTTATCTGAAGGAATCAACTGCTTGA